Genomic DNA from Paenibacillus sp. KS-LC4:
ATTGGACACATTATAGAACGGAAGTAGAAGTGCGTTTGAATAGAAAAGTAATACAGTCGAGAGAGAACCGTCAGATAATAAACTTACGGTTCTTTCTAATATGATAAAAAGCGCTCTTCCCTCAGATGTTTTCGCCATACAACCATCTCCCGCTTTTCCAATATAATTTTTTTGATGTGATTAATTCAAGACTGCTAATAATTTTATTTGAGTTTTCTTCTGATAGAAGAGCTGGAAAATATGGAGGAAATGACCGGGGCGTGTCGAATTTTAGAAAAGTAGGTCTATTGACTCAAGTTTACTAGTTAGGTGTGATTTTTATGGAATGGGCATTGAATTCAAATTTGCAACATGTCCATGCTTTCTCCTCAGACGCAATAAAGGGTTTATCGTATACATGTCCCAAATGTAGAAAAGAGACAATTTTGAGAAAAGGAAAAAAACGAATTGCTCATTTTGCACATATTTCAGGGCAAACTATACAAGATTGCGAATTATATGTTCCACCTACGATCTATGCATCGAAAGTTGAGGATAGAATAATAGATAACTTATACGAAAAAACTTTGGATTTGTATGTGGAAATAGAAAAGGAAAATTGGTCGGTACATATTAAAATACCTTCCGCAGTTGGGCAATATACGGGAAAGGCGTTTCTTAAGATTCCATTTGCATGGGATGGCGAGAGAACAATCCCACTTTCGTCTGTTCGAAGTTATGGAAAGAAAGTAAGAGTTAAATTACAATCACATTTTCATAATGTAAAAGTAAATGGAGACATACAAGCCGATTGGAAAAAGAAAGTTACCCATTATGTAAAAGGCTTGGATGAAGATACAATAAATTTCTTCTATTTTTCAAAATTAGGAGGGAGAAGACTTCTTCAGGATGCTCCGCTCCAATGGGGAGCTACTTATGTATTAGTTTTTAGTAATCAGAATATAAGGAATTACTTTGATATGCCGTATCATATTTCCTGTAAGAAATTAAAAAAAGTGAATAATTGGCTTGCTATGATTATTAAGTTACCCACTTCTTCGGATGGCTTTGTAGAACAATGGATTAGAAATTTTTTTAATAAAAGCGTAGTTGCTCCTGTTCCCCAATTAAGACTAATATCACCAGTTTCAAGTGTAGTAAATGATCAAGAAGCGATAGTGATTTCCCCATCTGATAATGTAATCATAGCTATAACTGGGGAGTACGGTGCAAAAGCATGGTCAACTATACATGTTCAAAACATAGAGGCAATGCAATTGATACGTCATTTAGGAAATGGAGAGATGCCCACATTATTAAAAATTGGAAGTATTCCAGTGGGAAGAACTGAGATATGGTTGGATGATGAAAGGCAAAGTTCCTTAAAGTTAGTGTGTCAAAGTACAATACAGACGTTCCCAAAAATCAGTGGAGTTGTGTTTAAGGGAGTATACTCTTCTTCGGGTATAGAAGAGACCTACAGTTTACATTCCGAAGAAGCTACCAGTTTTTTTGAAATGATTCAAGAATATAAGTTTACTCTAACAGATGTCAATCTTCCGAGTCACGTTGCTCTCTTATTAAATACACAAATGAATGAAACCGTATTAAAGAATGAGAGCCCTACTGAAATTGCTCTAGTTTTAAATCAAGTACTACGTCAAGGTAACTATGTCTCTCTTGATGCTGGAGGGTTTGGATGCTCTATAATAAAGCCGTTAAAGGAAAGGGAGAATAGCTCAATTTCAATGAGCACGAGTTGGCGAGAGCAAGTGAAATGGATCTTACTGAGTTCGCGCACAAAGCATCGGACAGCAGGAATGATTAGGAATGACATTTTTAATGGAATTGATTTTAAGGGATTAAAATATTTAAATCGATCTGATAAAGAGATGCTTTTTAAGGTGTCACAGATAGGATTTATTCACGTTTCAATGTTGCCTCAAATAAAGGAGTGTATGACTGAATTTTTACGAACTGTATCTTCTAAAAAAAACTGATAGAGACTAGGTGATGGAAAGAAATGAGTTTAATTGTCTACCCCGAGGATCGAAGAATTGCAATACAGACTTATTCATTTGATGATTTCAAAACATTTTTGGAGAATTTACCCGCGGGAACTTTATTGAATGCTATTAAAATACTGCCTAAAAGAAAAGGTTTCCGTGCAGGCAAGGATATAGAAATACGGCTTAGAGTTTACTTTACAAGAATTGAGCACTGGGATGATGTAGAATGGAGTTTATTTTTAAAACTATGGATATTATGGACAGACTCGCATGAGCCATTAAAGAGCTTGCTGAATTATCAAGATATAAAAGAATTTAATAGTTTGGTAATAAAGATGATAGACAATCAAGATGAATTATTAAGGGTTTTAAATAAGCTAGTAATTGGGGAATTGGCACAAGACGTTATCAGAGAGTGGATAAAATTTAGTCCATTCAGTATGAACATGGACAGCTTGTGGTTAATCAATTTAGCACCTACACCATTTATGAAAAAACTACAGTCGCGCTTAGAATTACTAGAGGAGCGATGGGTCTCAAATGTTAAGAAAAGTGAAGATAAAATACAGAAGTTGGTTAAAGAATTTGACGAAAATGTGTTTGCACTAAGTAAAGAGTTCAAAGAATTTAGTGTGATGGCCTTTACATTGCGAGAAGAGACATCCGCCATGGCAAAGCAATCTCAAGATACCGAAGAAAGTGTTTTAGAGTTGAAAGGTGAGATTGAAGTATTAGCAACTCGAGAATCTGTTCCTTCAGATACATTTAAACATTTGACGGAACAGATTGGAGTTATAACTAGTCAGAGTAACGAGCTAGTAAAACAAATTAATGAAATAGAATTTAAACTATCAAGACATGAGGAATCCTATAAGGGCCTTGATCTGAAAGAACTACTCTCAAATACACTGTGGGATAGCCAAACTACTCAGGTGGCAGTGGCTACAGAGAAAGTCAATCAACTTACTATAAAAGAGGTTGAATTCAAACTACCACCGATTCAGCTTGCTAGTGCCCAGGATGCAACGATTCATCTGAAAAAAAATTTAAATAGTTTGGGTATAAAACTGGCTGATGCAAAAGAAATTGCTTTTGAAGTACTGGCTGCAGTCCTTACCAATCAAATGGTTATGTTTAGCGGATCGATGAGCATGTTTGCAGCAGAATATTGTGCTGCTAGTCTATGTGGGAATGTTGTAAAGATTATCAGCGTCCCATTTGGCCAAATAGAAGAGCTAATTTCAGCAGAACAACTTAGTCAATGGCTTAATGAAGCGGAGTCTTGTCATCAACCGATAGCTATTATATTAGAGGGAATCAATAGGTCAGCTTTTGAAATCTATGGTTCTAATTTAAAAAAGCATATAGCTGAACAAATAATAGGAAGAGCAAACTGGAATTATCCTATCATAATTATGGCAACTTTGGTCACGGGTTCTTCGGTTTTAAGTTTAAGTAAAGAATATCTCGAAATAGGTCCAGTTTTTAATGTAGATAGTATTGGGTGGAGTTACAAAAATATCGAACCCTATGTCAATGGAGTCATCAACCCAAAGTTGTTTTTAAAGACAGATATGGATATTAGTGATTATTTGGAAATAGAGGATTTGTTACCTGGAGGTATAATTGAACAGGGCAGCATCCTATGGCGTAAAACAATAGCTGCAACGTATAAAATGATGATTCAACTAGATTCCTCTTTTAATTTTTCATCTGTAAATTATGGTTGGTTAATTCCAATAACCTCATTGCATTTCAAGAAACGGATGGAGCAGCCGTTTGACGAAATAGAGTTAGATGAACGAAGCAAGTCACTTATCAAACACATGGCTATGGAAGATCAGTAACCATGGAAGAACCCAAAGTGCTAACTTCAAAAGGATTTATTGAGTTGACATTGTCTCACCAAACTGTTGCATTCCCTGAAGATGATTACTTTCAAAGAGAATTGTTTTTAACAGAATACTGGAGATCCATTCTCTTTGAAATAGCTTTTAAAAGTGATTTTTCAAACGACAAAATACAACGAGTACACAATCGCAAAATCAAGAATATATTAAGCCAACAAGTAGAGGTTATATGGCCTGAATTGAAAGATGCAACTTTAAAAGAGGACACAGATTTTACTAAACATGTTCGTAAGTGCTTAGAAAAAATTGGTGATGTAATTCACTTGGGAAGTGGATTTTATGTCCCTTTGCCATTACGTATGATTGATTTACCTGAAAGTGAGTTCGTAGTTATTATTGGAGGAACATCTACGACATTAATACGAAATATGATCCCTGATGCACGAATTTCAGGATACGGGCGAATAGTTGAGAAGAAAAGAATACCTGACTCAATAAAAATGGATCGGCATTTATGGCAAGATTATTCAAATTGGGTAGGATGGAAACCTGAAAATATTAAGGATTGGATAACGTTGCAAATGCGTCAATTGTCTACTTTAGGAAGCCAAAGTATTCAAGGATTTGAAGATTTTGAAGTGTATAATTCTTTTGGGCATAGGGAACGCGGTAAGAGGTCTTTCTGGATTGATCAAAGAACAATTCAAGCACAAAAAATATCAGGAATATTGCTTTGTAAAACATTAGATTCAAATAGACGCTATTTCTTGGGAGAACTTAGTGAAGGTTATTTGATGAAGGAATTCACAATCATAGATACTAACACTATTAGATGGTTTATGATAGGATTTCAATTAAATAGTGGACGATCTCCAATAGCTCGCTGGAATGATAGTTTTTTGAAAGTAAACCCTCCACTCCCACAGGCATTAGAACGTCATATATTAGTTTTCTCGCTAAAACAGAATTCTTTTGAGTACTACGTATGTGAACAAGTTCATGAACATGTAGAACAGTTTTTGAAATCACACGGATATAAGATATTGGGTATAAGGAGGAGCCACAATGAGTGATGCATACGGTGCGTTTGAAGTTTCTAAGGCATTGCACAAGACTTTACGGTCTTATCTTGAATCAGCGTATCATATTAAAAATGAAAGTTTAATTAGAGAGAGAAATCGTTTGCTTGATCAAGTTGGCCAGATAAGTCAACAACCTTTTATTGAAGCAACGCCGAGTTATGAACTAGGCTCATCATATGAAAAATTAACTATTCCAGATGCAGCCAAAAACATTTTATTACAAGTCTCACAATTGAGCAATCCTAGTGTAGGTGTATATCCTAGTCCCTATACTCACCAGGCTAAAGCGCTTGAAGCTTTTTTAAATGAGGATGATGATATAATTGTTGCTACAGGGACGGGGTCAGGGAAAACAGAGAGTTTTTTAATGCCAGTTCTAGCATCGTTGGCAATAGAAGCTGCTGATCGCCCAAATGTAGCTTCAATGCGTGGTTGCCGAGCAATACTATTATATCCAATGAATGCACTGGTTAATGACCAACTCGGAAGAATAAGAAAACTGTTTGGTGATGAGCGAGTTGCAGCTTTATTAAAGCAAGGTCGAGCTAGAAATGTTCAGTTTGGGTCATACACTTCAAAAACCCCCTATCCGGGAGTGCATAAGTCTGCGAAGACCACAGCGCATATTGAGCCCTTGTTTGAAAAGTTTTATTTGAAGTATGCCGGGGATGCTAATAAAGTTCGTGAACTTCAAGCCAAAGGGAAGTGGCCTAGTAAGGATCTTATCAACTTCTATGCTAAACATAAGGAACAGAATGAAACACATAGAAAAGGTAAGCATCAAGGGAAACCTAGAATTTCGAGAAATTGGAAATTTCGTTTGGAAACACAACCCAATGATAGGGAATTATTAACTAGACATGAAATGCAAAAATTATGCCCAGATATTCTTATTACCAACTACTCGATGTTGGAATACATGCTCATGCGTCCAATTGAGAGGAGTATTTTTCAGGAAACAAAAAAATGGCTAGAAGCCGATTATAGAAATAAGCTTATTTTAATTTTAGATGAAGCACATATGTATCGTGGAACTGGTGGAGCCGAAGTTGCTTTTCTAATAAGAAGGTTGATGGCCAGACTAGGAATTGATCGTAATAGAATGAAATGCATACTCACAAGTGCTAGCTTAGGAAAGAGTGAGGCGGACGAGCACGCTATTGTAAATTTTGCTGGTGAACTTACAGGTATCAATGAAAAAACATCCCGCAGATTCCAATTGATAACGGGTAATTTGGAGTTGCGTCATGGAGCACGTAGGGGAAGTGCAGAAGAGGCTGTAATTTTATCGCGAATAAATCTTTCCGTAATTCAGAATACATTAGTAACACCGGAGGCTGCGATTAAGGAATTTAATGCTGTAGCAGGTATATTAGGAATGGATAGCTTTAAAGGTAACGAGGTTAATGATTTTGTTAATCATCTTTCTTATCAACTGTCAGGATGGGGTCCAGTTGAGCAGATGATTAAAGCTTTAAGTGGTAATACTATGCCATTACATCGTCTAGCAAACGAACTCTTCCCTATTGAGGATATAGTAATTGCCCAGCAAGCGACTGAAGTTGTTTTGGCTTTGGGAGCACTTGCTAAGAGAAAAGCTGACAATAAAGTCCTGCTGCCTACAAGAATGCATCTGTTTTTTAGAGGTATTCCAGGTCTATATGCTTGCACCAATCAGAATTGTGAGGAGAGAGCAGATGAAACAGAAAAGCAATCAATATTAGGGCGTTTACATACTGTTCCTATGTTGAATTGTAATTGCAAAAAAAATGCCCGGGTTTATGAATTGTTTACTCATCGAGATTGTGGTGCTGCATTTATAGTTGGACATGTGCATGGCGAGAATGGTGACTTTTTACTCCATGAGCCTACAAATGTAACCGGAGTAAATGATGAGAATGAAGATCGTCTATATAAAATTCAATTACTAGTTGATGGTCAACCTAACGAGCGAGATATAGAAAACAGCGTACCTGCATGGTTAGATATCAGTTCAGGTAAATTATTTAACAATGAACCGCTGATACCAGAAGGTTTCCTGAAAGTGTATAAACCAATCAGTTCCGGATCTGGAGATAAACTGTTTCAACGTTGTCCGATCTGTTTGAAAAAATGGAAAAAGAACAGAAGTAAAATCATGAATCTGGCAACAAAGGGAGAGGCTCCGTTTGCAAATCTTGTTAAGGCTCAATTGTTTAATCAACCAGCACAACGTAGAGAAAACAATGAATATCCGAATGGAGGAAGAAAAGTTTTATTATTTTCTGATGGACGACAGAAAGCAGCTCGCTTAGCGAGAGATATTCCAAGAGAAGTTGAATGGGATACTTTTAGACAAGCAATTGTATTGGCTGTTGTTCGATATAAAGAAGTATGCAATAAAGACCCCAAGATAAGCGATGAACTCTATATTGCCTTTGTGTCGGTCGTAGCGGAATTCAATCTGCAGTTTTTTGATCGAGAGGATAGAATATCATTGCTTAAGCATGTTCGAGATTTTAAAGAAGACTATGATGAATCTTTAGAATTTGCAATAGAGCAGCGATGGAAGTGCGGACCTTCTTCCAGCTACTATAAAGCAGTCCTGCGACAATTGTGTAATAAAGAATATTCGTTAAGGGCTGCAATGGTTGGATATCTTGTACCTACTAATCTAATGGTGCAAAAGATATGTAAAGAAGTATCGGTAATTACTGATAAACTAGATGCTTCCCATATAGATGCTTTAACTAACTATTATATAGAAGATATTCTGGAGGATTTTGCTTTCGAATTAGAGACACAAATATCTGCTTCTATAAGGCGAAAAGCGGCCGGATACCCGCAAAGTTCATGGACAAGTTCAGGGAAGATTGGAGAAGAACAAAGGTTCATCTTAGAAGAATATTTTAAATGTACCCCAGAAGAAGTAACGAGTATCCAAGAAATTTTGCGTAAGAGACTGTGTCATAAGGTTGGAGATGCTTATGTTATAGACAGTAATGATGTTGTATTAAAGATCGACATCGATTCACATTGGTATAAATGTAACTGTTGTACCTTTATATCTCCAGTTAAACTGGGAGAGTATTGTGTTAACTGTGGCGACAAGGATGTCATCATTCTTGATCCTGATACCCATGACTATGTGCAGGCACGAAAGGGATTTCTACGTACGCCAGTCGTGCAGTCTATACGCAATGAAAGCAGGCCTAAGTACGTAACTGCTGAAGAACACACAGCACAGCTATCACATAAAGATGCAGGTGAAATATTTGCCTCGAACGAAATATATGAGTTGCGTTTTCAAGATGTAAAATTGGAACAAGACGAATTAGTAGAAGGTTCAGTAGATGTACTGAGTTGTACCACTACAATGGAAGTTGGGATTGACATAGGCTCTCTAGTTGCTGTTGGACTAAGAAATGTTCCGCCTCAACGTGAAAATTACCAACAAAGAGCAGGGAGAGCAGGGCGCCGTGGCTCGTCACTGTCTACAGTTATTACTTATGCTGAAGGGGCGCCACACGATAGCTACTATTTTCAAAATCCAGAGAAAATTGTAGCAGGTTCCCCGCGATTACCAATGATTAAAGTGAATAATATCAAAATTGCTAAAAGGCATGTTTTTGCATTTATGTTCCAAACCTTCTTTCATGAAATGATTGATAGAAGTGAAATGAAAATAGATGAGGATAAGACATTATTTGCTGCTCTTGGTTCTGTCACAGATTTTTTTAGAGTAGATTCAGAAAGCCAATTCAACAAGTTTAAGTTTATTGAATGGATTAAACAAGGTATTAACGAGAATCACACTCTTATTAATCGTATAATCGAGTGGTTACCAGAAAACATAGCAACTGACAAAATTAAATGTGTGCATGACTTCATAGAAGAATTGTTGTCGAAACTAGAATCTGTATTACCAATTAACATAAATAATAACGAGACTGGTGAAGGAGAAAATGAAGATGAAGATGAATTCGATCTCGGCACCAATAGAAATGAGCTTCTTAGTTATTTATTTGATGAAGGTTTTTTACCGAGTTATGCATTTCCAACGAGTCTTTGCAGTTTTCCAATCGAGGTAAAGAAAGAGAACGGTAAAAATAGTTTCAAGATAATTACCAAAGAATTGCCACAGCAATCTATTGATCAGGCATTAAGTGGATATGCGCCTGGGAGGTTAGTGGTTATTGACAAAACGACGTATCGATCAGGTGGAATTGTTGCAAATGCAGCAAGAGTCACGGATATTAATCGAGCAGAAAAGCTTTTCCAAGCGAAGTCTAATTTTAGAAAATATGTGTCCTGTAGGAGATGTACATTTGTTCGTGACATAGATGAAGCTGAAAAATTAAGTGAAAAAGATCCATGTCCTGTTTGTGCAGGCACACTTGATTCAGGAAAACTTTTAATACCCGAAGTATTTCTTCCTGAAAAGGGAGCAGCTATCGTAGAAGGTGATGATGAACAAGAATTGACGTATGCTACAACCGCACAATTCCCTCTTCCGTTATCTGAGGATGACATGGGGGAATGGACAAGAATTGGTGAAAAATTGATTTCTGTTCAGGCGAAGGATCAATGGCTTGTTACAATTAATAAGGGCAATGATGAGAGTAACGCTGGATTTTATGTATGCGAATCATGCGGGGCAGCAAAGGTTGTTGATCCAGAAGACAAAAAGTCCCCTAACGTTTCTCATGATCGACCCTATCAAGTGGAACCTACTTATGGTGTTCAGGTGCCGTCCAAATGTCAGGGTGTATTTCAAAACGTATTTTTAGGACACGACTTTAAAAGTGATTTGTTGCTATTGCGTTTAAATATAGAAGAACCACTTATTAGTTCAGTAAAACTTAATCTTGATAACCATATCATTAATGTCGCCTTGCGAACAGTTTCTGAGGCCTTGTTGTTATCTGCTAGTAGAGAATTAGATATTGATCCTGCGGAGTTTAAAGTTGGCTTTAGACTCGTGAAATTAAATCCAGATGATCCATTAAGAGCGGATATTTACATGTTTGATTCCTTAGCAGGGGGTGCGGGATATGCAGAACAAGCAGCTCACAAGTTGCCAATGATCCTAAATAAAGCCTTGGACCTATTAGAAAACTGTCATCAAGTGTGTGACCGTTCTTGTACGGATTGTATTCGGCATTATCAAAATAGGTACTGGCACCTTCATTTGGATCGTCGTTTAGGCGCAAGTTTGTTGAGATACATGATTCATTCTACGGTACCCAATGTTTTGAAAATAGAACATCAAAGAAAAGTTCTTGAGCCATTGGTTAGAATTTTAGAATTGGAAGGCTACACATGTAAAGATAATGTGAGTTATAATGGAATTCAAGTGCCTTGGGTGATAAGCTCTCAAAATCGTCAGATCGTTCTTGGTGTAGCTCCAAGTATAATTGATAAGGATTATATAGAAAAACTCCATCCTCTCGCAAGACATTATTCTGAAGCTCAGTTATTGTTGTTTAATGAATTTCTAATAGGAAGAAACTTATCTTTGGTCTATAAACAGTTTAAAGAGAAAATCGAAAAGAGTTAATTTTGCTTATAGAAATGTTACCTCCGAAAGGTGGGAGGTAACATTTTTATTTTAGGCGGTTAGGTGAGAATTGATGATTAATAGAAAAACCGTATTACAGCCTTCTTTATCTGAAGAAAACTTGAAGAAGCTAAATGAAATATTAGAACAGGCTCTAGACATCCCTGAGAGGGAGGAGAGGGCTTATTGGATCACAAATAAAATTGCAGAACTGGATAATGAAATTTTAGATAGTATTAAGCTCCGAAGCATATTGCTATTATTAAGAGATTTATTTCTACAGGGATGGGACTTGAAAATTGAAAACAAAATAGTGAGTATTCAACATCCTGAAACACCGGAAAATATAGAAAAAAAGCAGTGGCTTAGAGAGTCATTATTTTATGAAAGAAACAAGCAATTAGAAAGTGATTCATTCAAAAAGTTTATATTGAGAATGGAAAGACAAAAAAAATATAAGGGGAAAGTGGTGACTATAAAGAGTTTAACTGCACCTGTTATTCAGCTTTTAAGTACGATTCAAGAACAAAAGGCGGATGCAATAAGACCCTACTTACAAATTATCCAAAATAAAACTGATAGGGATGAGCACACTGGATATAGGCTTCTAGATATTTGGAGGTATTTCCGATTAACATGGACATTACCTCATAAGTCTACACCGGGTAGAAACATTTTTGTTTTAGTGAGAGATTCTGCGCAGGATTATCATCCAGTTATAGGTATTGCTGCTCTTGGCAGTAGTATCGTACAGATAACTTGCCGCGATAACGAAATAGGATGGACCATCGAAAGCTTGAGGGAACGTCTTCAAAACATGGATGAACTTACTGCTCAACAAGTGGTAAATAGCTTATCGAACTCCATTGAAAGATCAATATTAGAAATTCAGTCACGAGATTTAATAAATGAAGATATAGATTTCTTAAATGTTAATGAGTATATAAATGATATAAATGAGTTTTTGAAAAGTGAAAGTGATACGGTTGCTGAAGCGCCTAAAATTACTTCGAATTTTAACAATGCTGATTGGAATAATGTTTGTCGAGGTTTGTTTTATAAGAAAAAGCGAGCTAAGACGCTTCTTAAATTATTCAAAGCGCAGGACTTTTTCAATCTTTTAAATCTAAATGAGCCTCAAGAGTCGTTGCAACAACTCGTACAGACATCACGTGGACGATCTGCTTTATCTGTAGCGCTACAGTCGAATAAAAGGGAAAAGGTTGGAGCGAATATAATGGATATCATCGTTTGCGGCGCGGTTCCTCCATACAACTTTTTGTTAGGTGGTAAGTTGACTGCATTGTTAATGATGAGCCCTCAGATCATTCAAGCTTACGAAAAAAAATATAGAAATCAGGTATCAGTAATTGCTTCAGCAATGAAAGGTGAGCCTGTTATAAAACCTGCTCAGTTAGTTTTTCTAGGAACAACAAGTCTTTACGAGTCTGGAAGTAGTCAATACAACAGACTAAATATTCCATCCCATGCTATCAATAGTAGCAAACCCCTAAATAAAATTGGGTATCAATCTTTAGGACTCACTAAAGGTTTTGGTACCGTATATATTTCCGATGAAACAGTTGAATCTTTTTCTGAATTAACTACAAAAATACATGGGAGACGTATAGTAAGTAATACTTTTGGGGAAGGAACTAGCCCTAGAATGCGTTTAATACGGGCAGGGTTAGATGCGCTAGGACTCCCGTCCGATTATTTGCTTAATCACAGTTTTAGAAGAATCGTATATGGCATCAAGTTAGCTGAGAATGCGTATGAGTACTTGCGAGGCGAAGAAGATAGTCCAGAGTATTACTTATGCCAAAATAATCCGATTCAGACGACTGAGGAAATTTGTGGTTTTTGGAGAGAGCGATGGTTATCGATGAGGATTAAAAATCATAGAGTAATGCAACAGTTACATGATTTTAATATTGACAACTTTTTGCTGGGTAGTAAGTAGAACGATAGTTAAATATTTTTGGTTGAAACCTGAGACTTATTAAGTCAGCTATTTTTGGCTAGGTAGCCTAATTAACTTAACATCGTCTTAGCACAATCCAGTTTGTATTTCCTTTAGATCAGCATTAGAGACTTGCGAGAAAGCTATTGGAACAACCGCGACGACAGGCTTATGAAAAGGCGAGAGTCCTGTATCCAACTCGTTTGTCAGGATTGCGCATAATTGAAATTTGAACGATGAGGCAAAGCGCAATCCAGAAAAACACCTCTCATTAAGCTGAGCAATACTGTCAGATCTAGGTAGCTATTTATAGAGTAAGCGCAATAACAATTTTGACAAACACATTACTTAATTGCGTATTATCAGGTCAACCAGAGATTTCTGGTTGGCTTTTTTCTTAGGTGTCAATATGGCGTTAACCGAGAGAACAGGATCTAATTAGTTATCCAGCTTATAAAAGCTATTTATTAACTAAATTATGCATACTATCCGGGATAAATACTTAAGAGTGGAGAATACTATTTGTTGAATATTATTTACGGTAGAGTGAGTCTATATCAAGGGGAAGATTAAATTATGGACTATATTGCAATCAGGAGATTAATAAATAAACATTACGCACAGGGTGTTATAGTGGAACTTCAACAATTAGGTTATCATGGCGAACAAGCCAAGAATGTCTTTTTTCGTCACTATAAAGGCATGAAACGTGTATTCGGGCTTGAGCCAAATGTGAGCGAATTTGCAAAACTAATCGATGAATTTGAACGAGGGATGAACCGAAAATATAACGAGAATGACCCTAATCGAATTTATATAGGACACCTTCGTCATATAGTGAAAAAGAATAAACTCTAGCATAATCATTGGAAAAGTATTTTTTATCGAAAGATGGGGATAATAATTTATCAATAAACTGTATTTTTCAGAGGGAGTTGTAAAGATGAACTATAATGATATTTATAAATTACATTTACAATTGCTAAGCATTTATGAAAATAATGATCAATCCTCTGCTCCTTTTCAACAGGAAATTAATTATTACAAGAAACAACTATTTATGTTCACTCAAGACAACGTTCAGAGGATTTTTGTTTTAAACCAATTAATAAAAATACATGAAAAGACTCGGGAAGTTCTTGTTAGTAGCTGTGCAAACCAATATTTTTCTAAGGATAAATCTGTCGATGATAAACCCAGTATTGAAGGTAATTTATATTCATAAGTTGTCTCTGTAGTGCTGTAATAAAAACCCAGGAAGTGGTATGTTTATAAAAAGAGGAGGTATAGAACTAGGAATTAAATAGCATAAACGAACTAAGCAACCGAACATGAGCGAATAGAGGATAATAAGATGAAGTTATGAAGGAGCGAAGTTGTTGGATGGGTGCTCGTGTTTATTGCATACTAAAAGTGCTGAGTATTGCAGCGTAAAAATGCTTAAGTAACGGCAAAGAAAAAGAGACACTTGCC
This window encodes:
- a CDS encoding Druantia anti-phage system protein DruA, translating into MINRKTVLQPSLSEENLKKLNEILEQALDIPEREERAYWITNKIAELDNEILDSIKLRSILLLLRDLFLQGWDLKIENKIVSIQHPETPENIEKKQWLRESLFYERNKQLESDSFKKFILRMERQKKYKGKVVTIKSLTAPVIQLLSTIQEQKADAIRPYLQIIQNKTDRDEHTGYRLLDIWRYFRLTWTLPHKSTPGRNIFVLVRDSAQDYHPVIGIAALGSSIVQITCRDNEIGWTIESLRERLQNMDELTAQQVVNSLSNSIERSILEIQSRDLINEDIDFLNVNEYINDINEFLKSESDTVAEAPKITSNFNNADWNNVCRGLFYKKKRAKTLLKLFKAQDFFNLLNLNEPQESLQQLVQTSRGRSALSVALQSNKREKVGANIMDIIVCGAVPPYNFLLGGKLTALLMMSPQIIQAYEKKYRNQVSVIASAMKGEPVIKPAQLVFLGTTSLYESGSSQYNRLNIPSHAINSSKPLNKIGYQSLGLTKGFGTVYISDETVESFSELTTKIHGRRIVSNTFGEGTSPRMRLIRAGLDALGLPSDYLLNHSFRRIVYGIKLAENAYEYLRGEEDSPEYYLCQNNPIQTTEEICGFWRERWLSMRIKNHRVMQQLHDFNIDNFLLGSK